The following are encoded in a window of Nakamurella sp. A5-74 genomic DNA:
- a CDS encoding PP2C family serine/threonine-protein phosphatase produces the protein MTHRLRYAARSDRGLVRANNQDSVYAGDRLLVVADGMGGHAAGDLASRVVVAAFTDLDSDTPGDDLTNPLHQAVRSGNEAIAELVDEDPDLDGMGTTVTAMLFDGDRMALAHIGDSRAYLYRDGVLHQLSHDDTFVQSLVDEGRITEEEATHHPQRNLLLRALNGSDADPMLSLRQIHVGDRYMLCSDGLSSVIAAEAIADGLAEPDADTAADRLVELALVAGGPDNVTVIVADVLEVGARSTIPTGVYDPEATGPMRPLHETQRMPRVPLSPLEEARLGVPPGRSDDEDDLDDDTPEDEQDDEPSPAARRRKIRFRLALAAAIVVALAATVAGLVVWGRDQYYVGVADDGTVVVYRGLNGNILGFTFSDVAETSCVVDPAAPGTPCGPLYADDLQQSAKDLVNAGSPSGDLLAARDVIGQLRARLLPLCTEPTGDIPSSSSGRPSTPPASTPPSTTGPRSSGESSRSNTPRSSTSRSATGDTRSSGGGPRASTSTRPTDPKNRLRAGATAMSTAAFDEPAPAAAGRAVDRALRSVDELRRAERQGVGTTASAESTQPTSTPASTLDPNVPGTPPPCRVRR, from the coding sequence ATGACCCATCGGCTGCGCTATGCCGCGCGCAGCGACCGCGGTCTGGTCAGGGCCAACAACCAGGACTCGGTCTACGCCGGTGATCGGCTGCTGGTCGTCGCCGACGGCATGGGCGGTCACGCCGCCGGCGACCTCGCGTCCAGAGTGGTGGTCGCGGCGTTCACCGACCTGGATTCCGACACCCCCGGCGACGACCTCACCAATCCACTGCACCAGGCGGTCCGGTCGGGCAACGAGGCGATCGCCGAACTCGTCGACGAGGATCCCGACCTCGACGGGATGGGCACCACCGTCACCGCCATGCTGTTCGACGGCGACCGGATGGCGTTGGCGCACATCGGCGATTCACGCGCCTACCTCTACCGCGACGGGGTGCTCCACCAGCTCAGCCACGACGACACCTTCGTCCAGTCGCTCGTCGACGAGGGCCGCATCACCGAGGAGGAAGCGACCCACCACCCGCAACGCAACCTGCTGCTGCGGGCGCTCAACGGCTCCGATGCCGACCCCATGTTGTCGCTGCGACAGATCCACGTCGGCGATCGCTACATGCTGTGCTCGGACGGGCTGTCGTCGGTGATCGCGGCCGAGGCCATCGCGGACGGCCTCGCCGAACCGGACGCCGACACCGCCGCCGACCGTCTGGTGGAGCTGGCCCTGGTGGCCGGCGGCCCGGACAACGTCACCGTCATCGTCGCGGACGTGCTGGAAGTCGGAGCGCGCTCCACGATCCCCACCGGGGTGTACGACCCGGAGGCAACTGGTCCGATGCGGCCGCTGCACGAGACGCAGCGAATGCCCAGAGTGCCGCTGTCGCCGCTGGAGGAGGCGAGGCTCGGGGTTCCGCCGGGTCGGTCGGACGACGAGGACGACCTCGACGACGACACCCCCGAGGACGAGCAGGACGACGAACCGTCACCGGCGGCCCGGCGCCGGAAGATCCGCTTCCGCCTGGCGCTCGCCGCGGCGATCGTCGTCGCGCTCGCCGCCACCGTCGCCGGACTCGTCGTCTGGGGTCGCGACCAGTACTACGTCGGGGTCGCGGACGACGGCACCGTGGTGGTCTATCGCGGGCTGAACGGCAACATCCTGGGATTCACCTTCTCCGACGTCGCGGAGACCTCGTGCGTGGTGGACCCGGCGGCCCCCGGCACGCCGTGTGGCCCGTTGTACGCCGACGACCTGCAGCAGTCGGCCAAGGACCTGGTCAACGCCGGTTCACCCTCGGGCGATCTGCTCGCTGCCAGGGACGTCATCGGGCAACTGCGGGCGCGGCTGCTCCCGCTGTGCACGGAGCCCACCGGGGACATCCCGTCCTCCTCGAGCGGCCGGCCGAGTACACCGCCCGCCAGCACGCCGCCGTCGACCACCGGCCCCAGATCATCCGGTGAATCCTCCCGCAGCAACACCCCCCGCAGCAGCACCTCCCGCAGCGCGACGGGCGACACCCGATCGAGTGGCGGTGGACCCCGCGCGTCGACGTCCACCCGCCCCACCGATCCCAAGAACCGGTTGCGGGCCGGCGCCACGGCGATGAGCACAGCCGCATTCGACGAGCCGGCACCGGCCGCTGCCGGACGAGCCGTCGACCGTGCGCTGCGGTCGGTCGACGAGCTGCGTCGCGCCGAACGGCAGGGGGTCGGGACCACCGCCTCCGCGGAGTCCACCCAGCCCACCAGCACGCCGGCCAGCACGCTGGATCCGAACGTGCCGGGGACCCCGCCCCCCTGCCGGGTGCGCCGATGA
- a CDS encoding FHA domain-containing protein produces the protein MPALILQLTRVGFLLLLCLFVWAAIRVIRADLRTAGGAVTKASARGERKAAKQAEKQAGQQFRGAAPLPPATLVVTAGSLSGTRLRLGEAPILIGRADDSTLVLDDDYASTRHARISREGATFYLEDLGSTNGTYLDRQRINSPMAVPVGVPIRIGRTVIELRP, from the coding sequence GTGCCGGCACTGATTCTGCAGCTCACCCGGGTGGGCTTCCTGCTACTGCTGTGCCTGTTCGTGTGGGCGGCGATCCGGGTCATCCGGGCCGACCTCCGCACGGCGGGCGGAGCGGTGACCAAGGCGTCGGCCCGCGGCGAGCGCAAGGCAGCGAAGCAGGCGGAGAAGCAGGCAGGACAACAGTTCCGTGGCGCCGCCCCGCTGCCGCCTGCCACCCTCGTGGTGACGGCCGGGTCGCTGTCGGGTACCCGGCTGCGCCTGGGTGAGGCGCCGATCCTGATCGGTCGCGCCGACGATTCGACGCTGGTGCTCGACGACGACTACGCCTCGACCCGGCACGCCAGGATCAGCCGCGAGGGCGCGACCTTCTACCTGGAGGACCTGGGCTCGACGAACGGCACCTACCTCGATCGGCAGCGCATCAACTCGCCGATGGCCGTTCCGGTAGGGGTGCCGATCCGGATCGGCCGGACCGTCATCGAGTTGCGCCCATGA
- a CDS encoding FhaA domain-containing protein, which yields MSLLQNFERRLQGAVAGTFARLFGGSVHPTEVAEALQHEAADHVQRQGSASVAPNHYVVRMGPSDSSDIGDAKNRVAGALSGMIDEYLTEQGWQTFGDVVVTIEESPALHTGQFKISSEVDPDVDRHGNSRSRSTRSSSTEHRDTKSSDTKSSDTKDGTRLPGHPQANHRPTGVAQMSQHPDSERPYPEQSRPEGGAAPTPDGYQQYGQPARDQGQQQYAPPAQGQDPQQHGQYPQQPAPVYGQPPQQGHEQYGGQGGPDPQYGQYPQQGYDQYGQPAQQGHGQQPGHEQQSHGQQGYQQPGHEQQGYDQYGQPAQQGYGQQPGHDQQGYRQQPGYDQYGQPAQQGYGQPGYDQPAYGQQGYGQQGYGQQGYGQQGYGQQGYGQQPGYGQPDYGQPGYGQQGYGQPPAAPEAYQPPDSYQHYGQPAAPADQGQAYPQYGGAPADSYQQYGQPAGAPVGYPGGQQQYEQPAAVADATAVLTVDDGSHRSYQLQRGSNIVGRGQDASFRLPDTSVSRRHIDIYFDGQTAVLHDLGSTNGSTVNGSSVQTWQLAEGDVIRIGHSTVVFSTRG from the coding sequence GTGAGCCTTCTGCAGAACTTCGAGCGACGCCTCCAGGGCGCCGTCGCCGGCACGTTCGCCCGACTGTTCGGCGGCTCGGTCCATCCGACCGAGGTGGCGGAGGCGCTCCAGCACGAGGCCGCTGACCACGTGCAGCGCCAGGGCAGTGCGTCGGTGGCGCCGAACCACTACGTCGTGCGGATGGGCCCGTCCGATTCCTCCGACATCGGCGATGCCAAGAATCGCGTCGCGGGCGCGCTCTCGGGGATGATCGACGAGTATCTGACCGAGCAGGGTTGGCAGACCTTCGGTGACGTGGTGGTGACGATCGAGGAATCGCCGGCGCTGCACACCGGACAGTTCAAGATCAGCTCCGAGGTCGACCCGGACGTCGACCGACATGGCAACAGTCGCAGCCGCAGCACCCGTTCCAGCAGCACCGAGCACCGCGACACCAAGAGCAGTGACACCAAGAGCAGTGACACGAAGGACGGCACCCGACTCCCGGGGCACCCGCAGGCGAACCACCGACCGACAGGAGTGGCACAGATGAGTCAGCACCCGGACTCGGAGCGGCCGTACCCGGAGCAGTCCCGGCCCGAGGGTGGAGCCGCTCCCACCCCTGACGGCTACCAGCAGTACGGCCAGCCCGCCCGGGACCAGGGCCAGCAGCAGTACGCACCGCCCGCCCAGGGTCAGGATCCGCAGCAGCACGGCCAGTACCCACAGCAGCCGGCACCGGTGTACGGCCAACCGCCACAGCAGGGCCACGAGCAGTACGGCGGGCAGGGCGGCCCTGACCCGCAGTACGGCCAGTACCCGCAGCAGGGTTACGACCAATACGGCCAGCCCGCCCAGCAGGGCCACGGCCAGCAGCCCGGCCACGAGCAGCAGAGCCACGGCCAGCAGGGCTACCAGCAGCCCGGCCATGAGCAGCAGGGTTACGACCAGTACGGCCAGCCGGCCCAGCAGGGCTACGGCCAGCAGCCCGGTCACGACCAGCAGGGCTACCGCCAGCAGCCCGGGTACGATCAGTACGGCCAGCCCGCCCAGCAGGGCTACGGCCAGCCCGGGTACGACCAGCCCGCCTACGGCCAGCAGGGCTACGGCCAGCAGGGCTACGGCCAGCAGGGCTACGGACAGCAGGGCTACGGCCAGCAGGGCTACGGCCAGCAGCCGGGCTACGGCCAGCCGGATTACGGGCAGCCGGGCTACGGGCAGCAGGGCTACGGGCAGCCGCCCGCCGCCCCGGAGGCCTACCAGCCGCCCGACTCCTATCAGCACTACGGCCAGCCTGCGGCACCCGCCGACCAGGGCCAGGCCTACCCGCAGTACGGCGGCGCCCCCGCGGATTCCTACCAGCAGTACGGTCAGCCCGCAGGGGCCCCGGTCGGCTACCCCGGCGGCCAGCAGCAGTACGAGCAGCCCGCCGCCGTCGCCGACGCCACCGCCGTGCTCACCGTCGACGACGGCTCGCACCGCTCCTACCAACTGCAGCGTGGATCGAACATCGTCGGACGCGGGCAGGACGCCTCGTTCCGGCTGCCCGACACCAGCGTCAGCCGTCGGCACATCGACATCTACTTCGACGGCCAGACGGCGGTGCTGCACGACCTCGGCTCGACCAACGGTTCGACCGTGAACGGTTCGTCCGTGCAGACCTGGCAGCTCGCCGAGGGAGACGTCATCCGGATCGGTCACTCGACGGTCGTCTTCTCCACCCGCGGGTAA
- a CDS encoding PadR family transcriptional regulator, giving the protein MSEWMQGRRQGFDPAELPQMIKQFLSENGFGGDRAARTDEPGVPGDAGERGHRRRPPSDGPFGAWADDDRGPRGGGHRGGPRGGGPRGGRGRGPFGQGFGRDFGPQFAGLFGGPGGGWPGRGPRRGRGEVRLAVLALLAEEPRHGYQMIQEIETRSGGSWKPSPGSVYPTLQQLEDEALIRAEDVDGRRVFKLTDEGSAYVATKSEEIAQLWASVAPEPAEGGDHLGELIFGVATAFFHVCTTGTATQRDQAREILARTRADLYKVLGEDGATAATGELPDAAEGHDGAGDGAHDGAEDGAHDGAVSHDETKDER; this is encoded by the coding sequence ATGAGTGAATGGATGCAGGGGCGTCGTCAGGGTTTCGACCCGGCAGAGCTGCCCCAGATGATCAAGCAGTTCCTGAGTGAGAACGGCTTCGGCGGGGATCGCGCCGCCCGGACCGACGAGCCAGGAGTACCCGGCGACGCCGGTGAGCGCGGCCACCGCCGTCGTCCGCCGTCGGACGGCCCGTTCGGCGCCTGGGCTGACGACGACCGCGGTCCTCGCGGTGGTGGCCACCGAGGTGGTCCGCGCGGCGGTGGCCCCCGGGGCGGTCGCGGTCGCGGCCCGTTCGGTCAGGGCTTCGGACGAGATTTCGGCCCGCAGTTTGCCGGCCTGTTCGGCGGACCCGGCGGCGGCTGGCCCGGGCGCGGACCGCGCCGCGGTCGCGGTGAGGTGCGGTTGGCAGTGCTCGCACTGCTCGCCGAGGAACCCCGGCACGGCTACCAGATGATCCAGGAGATCGAGACCCGCTCCGGCGGGAGCTGGAAGCCCAGCCCCGGCTCGGTGTATCCCACGCTGCAGCAACTCGAGGACGAGGCGCTGATTCGCGCCGAGGACGTCGACGGCCGCCGGGTCTTCAAGCTCACCGACGAAGGCTCGGCCTACGTCGCGACCAAGTCCGAGGAGATCGCCCAGCTCTGGGCATCGGTCGCCCCGGAGCCGGCCGAGGGCGGAGACCACCTGGGAGAGTTGATCTTCGGGGTGGCGACGGCGTTCTTCCACGTGTGCACCACCGGTACGGCGACGCAGCGGGACCAGGCCAGGGAAATCCTCGCCCGGACCCGAGCGGACCTGTACAAGGTGCTCGGCGAAGACGGTGCCACGGCTGCGACGGGCGAGCTCCCGGATGCGGCCGAGGGTCACGACGGTGCCGGTGACGGTGCGCACGACGGTGCCGAAGACGGTGCCCACGATGGTGCAGTGAGCCACGACGAGACGAAGGACGAGCGATGA
- a CDS encoding DUF1707 domain-containing protein codes for MNTRMRAADTDRQEAADLLAQHVGSGRLTTDEYDERVQKAYRATYLDEIDEVFGDLPGGSGYARGGQFGGSFAGPFQSAFSGPMAGAGSLAGGIRSAATRSGMRQAARRSPVGAVIAAVVGVAALMLVVSIVVGVIAVALHLIVPVLVIMLIVGLVRGRRRGPRFGPGAGRGFAGRGFGPHGQARG; via the coding sequence ATGAATACACGGATGCGGGCGGCCGACACCGACCGTCAGGAAGCCGCCGACCTGTTGGCGCAGCACGTCGGCAGTGGTCGGCTGACCACCGACGAGTACGACGAGCGGGTCCAGAAGGCCTACCGCGCAACCTATCTGGACGAGATCGATGAGGTGTTCGGCGACCTGCCCGGTGGCTCCGGATACGCCAGGGGTGGACAGTTCGGCGGCTCGTTCGCCGGCCCGTTCCAGTCCGCGTTCAGCGGGCCGATGGCCGGCGCGGGATCGCTGGCCGGCGGAATTCGATCTGCCGCAACGCGTTCCGGGATGCGGCAGGCGGCCCGCCGCTCACCCGTCGGAGCGGTCATCGCTGCGGTGGTCGGCGTTGCTGCGCTGATGCTGGTGGTGAGCATCGTCGTCGGCGTCATTGCGGTGGCCCTGCACCTGATCGTGCCGGTGCTGGTGATCATGCTGATCGTCGGCCTCGTCCGTGGTCGACGCCGCGGCCCGCGGTTCGGACCCGGTGCCGGTCGCGGGTTCGCCGGTCGCGGATTCGGGCCACACGGTCAGGCGCGCGGCTGA